One genomic window of Vibrio ziniensis includes the following:
- the secG gene encoding preprotein translocase subunit SecG, giving the protein MFTVLLVIYLLAAVGIIGLVLIQQGKGADMGASFGAGASNTVFGASGSGNFLTRMTAIFATVFFIFSLVLGNMSTHKAESQWVDPTKGQVIEQTTEGALSETPASTGDEIPQ; this is encoded by the coding sequence ATGTTTACAGTTCTACTTGTGATTTACCTGTTGGCAGCGGTTGGTATCATTGGCCTAGTGTTGATCCAGCAAGGTAAAGGCGCAGATATGGGGGCCTCATTCGGTGCTGGTGCTTCAAACACAGTGTTTGGCGCGAGCGGCTCAGGAAATTTTCTAACCCGAATGACTGCAATTTTTGCAACAGTATTTTTCATCTTTAGTCTTGTGTTAGGCAATATGTCTACTCACAAAGCGGAATCACAATGGGTTGACCCTACTAAAGGTCAAGTGATCGAGCAAACAACTGAAGGTGCATTGAGTGAAACTCCAGCCTCAACAGGCGACGAAATTCCTCAATAA